AACGAGGGCACTGTGCTGTTGGATCTGGGGCGGCTGGGGGCACGTCCGTCGCGGGAGTTGGCGCGGGGTGCGGATCGGCTGGTGCTGGTGAGTCGGGGCAGCGTGGAGGCTCTGGCGCACGTGGCCGCACGGGGTGAGTGGCTGGAGGGGGCTTCGTACGAGCTGGTGGTGGTTGGGCCGTGCCGGTTCAGTGAGGCGGACATCGCAGCCGCGCTGGAGGTGTCGCCGGAGCAGGTGCACAAGGTGCCCTGGGATGTACGGGCTGCCGCCGTGCTCAGCGGGGACGGGCAGCTCGGGCGGCGTCGGTGGGTGCGTTCGTCGCTGACGCAGGCGGCCTCGGCCTTGGCACACCACCTCGACGGGGCGGGCAGTGGCCGACCTGCGCGAGGGCTTGGCAGTGAACTGGCGCAGCTCCTGCCGGTCGCGATGAGTTCACGCTCGGGTGCGGCACGCGCTCTGAGCAGTGGGGGAGGGGCGCAGTGACGATCGAGACGGCCCCGGGCACGGGGCACACCGCCGAAGGCATCAGGGAGAGCATCGCCGCCACGTTGACCGGGTTCGCTCACACCCGCAGCGAGTCCGGGCTGCCGGTGCAGAACGCCGGTGAGCGGCGGTCGCTGGCGCGGAAGCTGCTGGCCGACGAGTTGTCGGCGTACAACCAGCAACGGCTGCGGGCCGGCCAGCTCACCCTCACCGGTGAGGAGCGGGCGGAGCTGGAGCGGCAGGTGATGGAGGGCCTGTTCGGGCTGGGGTCGTTGCAGGAGCTGCTGGAGGACGACCGGATCGAGAACATCCAGATCAACGGGGCCGACCAGGTCTTCGTCCGGTACGCCGACGGCACGGAGGAGCAGCGGGCTCCGGTGGCGGCCTCTGACGGGGAGCTGATCGATCTCGTACGGCAGATCGCGGCCCGTTCGGGGCTGGAGGAGCGGCGTTTCGATCGCGGGTCGCCGAGCCTGAACATCTGCCTGCCCGACGGGTCCCGGTTGTTCGCGGTGATGGCGCTCTCGCATCGGGTGGGGCTGACGATCCGCCGCCACCGGTTCAAGCGGGTCACCATGGACGACCTCGTGCACCGGCTGGAGATCTGCGACGAGCGCCTCGGTGCGTTCCTGACCGCGCTGGTGTTGGCGCGGAAGAACATCATCGTCGGTGGTGGGACGAACGTCGGTAAGACCACCCTCGCCCGTGGTCTTGCCTCGGTCATTCCCGCGCAGGAGCGGCTGGTGACCATCGAGGACACCTTCGAGCTTGGCCTGCACGAGGACAGCGTCGCGCATCCGAACGTGATGGCTCTTCAGGCGCGGGAGGCGAATCTGGAGGGTGAAGGGGCCGTGGATCAGGCGGAGTTGGTGCGCTGGGGGCTGCGGATGTCGCCGGACCGGGTGATCGTCGGGGAGATCCGGGGGCCGGAGGTGGTGCCGATGTGCAACGCCATGAGCCAGGGCAACGACGGCTCGCTCTCCACCATCCACGCCTCGACCTCGCGCGGGGTGTTCACCAAGCTTGCCGCGTACGCCGCCCAGTCCCCGGAGCGGTTGTCGCTGGAGGCCACGAACCTGCTGGTCGCCTCGGCCGTGCACTTCGTGGTGCACCTGGGCTGGGACGCGGAGGGGCGGCGGGCCATCGACTCCGTGCGGGAGGTCGTGGACGCGGACGGGGCGCAGATCGTCTCCAACGAGGTCTACCGGCCCGGCCCCGACGGGCGGGCCGTTCCCGGTGCGCCGGTGCGCACCGAGACCTTCGACGACCTGGTGGACGCCGGGCTCGACGTCGCGCTGCTGCGCGGCGAGCGCTGGGGGAGGACCTCGTGACCCCGCACGTGTTGATCGGGTTGCTGCTCGGGGCGGGACTCGCGCTCTCCCTTGCCCTTGTCGTCCTCGGTGCCCGGCCCCCAGCAGGCAGCGGGGAGGGGGCGCGGAGGTGGCGGGTGCCGCTGCGGGCGAGCGGTCGGCAGTGGGCTGTCGCTGCTGGTGCGGCCGTTGTGGCGGGTGCGGCGACCGGGTGGCCGATTGCCGGAGTGCTGACCGTGGTCGGTGTTCTGACGCTGCCGGACCTGCTGGTCGGGGACCGGCGGGCGGCGGCCCGTACCGAGAAGCTGGAAGCTGTCGCTCTGTGGGCGGAGATGCTGCGCGACACCCTGTCGGCGGCGGCCGGACTGGAGCAGGCCATTTTGGCCACCGCTCCCGTCGCTCCGGAGGCGGTGCAGGAAGAGGCCGTGCGGTTGGCCGCCCGGATCGAGGGCGGGCAGC
The sequence above is a segment of the Streptomyces sp. NBC_00237 genome. Coding sequences within it:
- a CDS encoding CpaF family protein codes for the protein MTIETAPGTGHTAEGIRESIAATLTGFAHTRSESGLPVQNAGERRSLARKLLADELSAYNQQRLRAGQLTLTGEERAELERQVMEGLFGLGSLQELLEDDRIENIQINGADQVFVRYADGTEEQRAPVAASDGELIDLVRQIAARSGLEERRFDRGSPSLNICLPDGSRLFAVMALSHRVGLTIRRHRFKRVTMDDLVHRLEICDERLGAFLTALVLARKNIIVGGGTNVGKTTLARGLASVIPAQERLVTIEDTFELGLHEDSVAHPNVMALQAREANLEGEGAVDQAELVRWGLRMSPDRVIVGEIRGPEVVPMCNAMSQGNDGSLSTIHASTSRGVFTKLAAYAAQSPERLSLEATNLLVASAVHFVVHLGWDAEGRRAIDSVREVVDADGAQIVSNEVYRPGPDGRAVPGAPVRTETFDDLVDAGLDVALLRGERWGRTS
- a CDS encoding type II secretion system F family protein, whose translation is MTPHVLIGLLLGAGLALSLALVVLGARPPAGSGEGARRWRVPLRASGRQWAVAAGAAVVAGAATGWPIAGVLTVVGVLTLPDLLVGDRRAAARTEKLEAVALWAEMLRDTLSAAAGLEQAILATAPVAPEAVQEEAVRLAARIEGGQPLGEALRAFAEEVDDATCDMVAAALVMAAERQARQLAPLLGQLAAATREQVTMRLRTEAGRSRVRTSVRVITGTTLTMAGGLAVLNRAYLDPYSSVTGQIVLAGVGGLFAVAFWWLKKIATLEEDPRILKGVQTSAGAEVVVR